A region of the Dehalococcoidia bacterium genome:
ATCTTCAGGAGAGTTGACTATTCCCCACTGGAATCCAAGCGCCTGTGCCCGCTTGAACAGGACGTCTGCGTCCGTTCTCCGGGCCAGTTCGCGCATGACCTCCGCCACACGCCTCTGCTGCTCACGTGCTTCCCTGTCTCCGCGCCGCATCGCCTCCCGGCTCGGATAGTCGAGGAACTCGCCGAGGTCTTCTATCAGCCCCTCTTCCTGCAGCCACGACAGCAGGTGAATCCACTGCTCTTCGGTCCGGGCTCCGATGCCCACGTTCACGTAGCGACCGTCTCGACACAGCGCCTGACCGTCAGCCGTCGGCACGACCGACGCGTGCCTGCCTGTCTGCCTCTGCACCGTGTCTTCGGCCACGAGCCAGTTGATGCTCGCGCCCTCAGTGGTGACGTTTGCGGCGGCGTGCATGTTGGCGTCTATGTACTGACCGATGCCGGTGAACTGCCGGTGGATCAGCGCAGTCAGCACGCCCATGATCGCGAAGTGACAGACTATGTGGTACGCCTGATTACCTCCCCCTCTAACCGGAGGGATGGAGTGGTCGTCGTAGCCGCAACTCCACACTGGGCCTCCTAATGCCAGGGCGGTAAGGTCGGTGCTCGCGTAGTCGCTATACGGCCCCGACTGCCCGAACGGGGTGATGGACGCCATGACAAGGCCCGGTGTCTCTTTCGAGATAGCTTCGTAGCCCAGGCCTATCGAGTCCATGTACCCGGGAGGGTGGCTGTCCACAACGACGTCGGCCTGTGCAGCCAGCCGCATGAAGACCTCGCGTCCGCCGTCCTGCTCCAGGTCGAGCGTGACGCTCCGCTTGCTGGTGTTGTAGTGCCAGAAGAACAGGCTCCTGTCAGGACCGGGCTCGTTCTCGTAGAACGGCTCGTAGGCCCTTGTGGGATCGCCCGTCGGAGGCTCTACCTTGATCACGTCGGCGCCCACATCGCCCATGAGCTTCCCGCACCATGCGCCGATCTCGCCGCCCACCTCAAGCACGCGGACTCCGTCGAGAATGCCCTGTTCAAAGTGACGCTGCACGCTAGAAGACCCCCTCTTCGGTCAGGGCATCGACAGTTGCCTGTTCAATCCCAAGCACTTCGGCGAAGACCTCCTGATTGTGCTGGCCAAGCGTCGGGCCGCCCTTCTTGATCCGTGCCGGTGTTTCCGACAACTTGATCGGCATTCCGTCCACCCTGACCTTGCCCATCGCCTGATGCTCGACCGTCGGGAACAGTCCCCACTCTTTCGTGTTGGGATCGTTGTCGATGCGGTCGACGGGGCGCTGTACCGCTCCGGCGGGAACTCCACGCGCCTGCAGAGCCTCCATCGCCTGCATGGGCGATCTGACCGACGTCCATGCTTCGATCCGCTCGTCGATCGCGTCGTGATGTTCGATGCGCCCATCAACCGTGGCAAGCTTGCTATCGGACGCCATGCCGTCGGCTCCGATTACTTCGCAGAGTGCTGCCCAGTCGTCGTCGTTCCGTACCGAGATGCCGACCCAGTTGTCGTCTCCCTCGCAGCGGTAGATGCCGTGTGGGGCCATCTTCGGATAGA
Encoded here:
- a CDS encoding CoA transferase — its product is MQRHFEQGILDGVRVLEVGGEIGAWCGKLMGDVGADVIKVEPPTGDPTRAYEPFYENEPGPDRSLFFWHYNTSKRSVTLDLEQDGGREVFMRLAAQADVVVDSHPPGYMDSIGLGYEAISKETPGLVMASITPFGQSGPYSDYASTDLTALALGGPVWSCGYDDHSIPPVRGGGNQAYHIVCHFAIMGVLTALIHRQFTGIGQYIDANMHAAANVTTEGASINWLVAEDTVQRQTGRHASVVPTADGQALCRDGRYVNVGIGARTEEQWIHLLSWLQEEGLIEDLGEFLDYPSREAMRRGDREAREQQRRVAEVMRELARRTDADVLFKRAQALGFQWGIVNSPEDVLEDPHFQARGFPVEVEHPDLGKSFVYAGAPYQFPESPWAISRRPPLLGEHNREVYVDELGMSTEELQNF